One segment of Chloroflexota bacterium DNA contains the following:
- a CDS encoding aldehyde:ferredoxin oxidoreductase, whose amino-acid sequence MATNPASVEELQAAHKVLAEYTYELRPVERGYANRTLYINLDDYTIKEKPVTQEMKERFTGGKGFALWLLWNAVNDDTKWDDPENELLIASGPISGNTAYPGSGKSTVVFISPLTKQVVDSNVGGYFGPYMKFSGFDVLEIQGKAKEDVIIFIDGDHGKVTIESAPLEALDTYNLKEQLAEMYKGDSKKGKLAISTITAGPASEHIDYGALNFSWYDVRRKEMRVKQAARGGSGTVFRDKKIKGIVVRFSNLRPDSNNPADMSLVKKAGKRINTEIWELDDKQNQMRKIGTPYLVEIMDHFDLLPVHNYKFGSHPDAHKIDSTVWKNLFSQGMPDGCWAGCQLSCSHGVDHFHLKTGPFKGKAVLVDGPEYENAAGFGANIGTFDPLAVLEINFYCDTYGIDTISFANTVAFCMECWENGILNAERTGGLDLTWGNTEAVLEILHQMARGEGFGLLVGKGTRYLVDYFADQYGADRQFLNDIAMHNKGMEISEYVTKESIAQQGGYGLTLKGGQHDEAWLIFMDQVNKQLPTFEDKAEALHWFPMWRTWFSLHGLCKLPWNDIIPAENDKTDEPHKVPEHLENYTWLYEGILGKKVTPDDLIFESEKVYNFQRVFAVRLGYGTREYDYVPYRAMGPVTVEEYESRQERYDSQLRELGHDVDKMSTEEKVAALRKHRYAEYEKLMDAAYARRGWDKHGIPTVEKLKELGIDLPEVVAVVEKARARYND is encoded by the coding sequence ATGGCCACAAATCCGGCATCTGTTGAAGAACTACAGGCTGCCCACAAAGTGCTCGCCGAATACACCTACGAACTTCGCCCGGTGGAACGCGGCTACGCCAACCGCACGCTCTATATCAACCTGGATGACTACACCATCAAGGAAAAGCCCGTCACGCAGGAGATGAAAGAGCGCTTCACCGGCGGTAAAGGCTTTGCCCTCTGGCTGCTATGGAACGCGGTCAACGACGACACCAAGTGGGACGACCCGGAAAACGAACTGCTCATCGCCAGCGGGCCGATTTCCGGCAATACGGCCTACCCCGGGTCGGGCAAATCCACTGTGGTGTTCATCTCGCCACTGACCAAGCAGGTCGTCGACAGCAACGTCGGCGGCTATTTCGGGCCTTACATGAAGTTCTCCGGCTTTGACGTGCTGGAAATCCAAGGTAAGGCCAAGGAAGATGTCATCATCTTCATCGATGGCGACCACGGCAAGGTCACGATTGAATCAGCCCCACTGGAAGCCCTGGACACCTACAACCTCAAAGAACAACTCGCCGAAATGTACAAAGGCGACAGCAAGAAAGGTAAACTGGCGATTTCCACCATCACCGCCGGTCCAGCGTCCGAACACATCGACTACGGCGCGCTGAATTTCAGTTGGTACGACGTCCGCCGGAAGGAAATGCGCGTCAAACAGGCCGCGCGCGGCGGTTCGGGCACCGTTTTCCGAGACAAGAAAATCAAGGGCATCGTGGTGCGCTTCAGCAACCTGCGCCCCGATTCCAACAACCCCGCCGACATGTCGCTGGTCAAGAAAGCCGGCAAGCGCATCAATACCGAAATCTGGGAACTGGACGACAAGCAAAACCAGATGCGCAAAATCGGCACGCCCTATCTGGTCGAAATCATGGACCACTTCGACCTGCTGCCGGTGCACAACTACAAATTCGGCTCCCACCCCGACGCCCACAAAATCGATTCCACCGTCTGGAAGAACCTCTTCAGCCAGGGCATGCCCGACGGCTGCTGGGCGGGGTGCCAGCTCTCGTGCTCCCACGGCGTGGACCATTTCCACCTGAAAACCGGCCCCTTCAAGGGCAAAGCCGTGCTGGTCGACGGCCCCGAATACGAAAACGCCGCCGGTTTCGGCGCCAACATCGGCACCTTCGACCCCCTTGCCGTGCTGGAGATCAACTTCTACTGCGACACCTACGGCATCGACACGATTTCCTTCGCCAACACCGTGGCCTTCTGCATGGAATGCTGGGAAAACGGCATCCTCAACGCCGAGCGCACCGGCGGGCTTGACCTGACCTGGGGCAACACCGAAGCCGTGCTGGAAATTCTGCACCAGATGGCCCGCGGCGAGGGCTTCGGCCTGCTGGTGGGCAAAGGCACCCGCTACCTGGTGGACTACTTCGCCGACCAATACGGCGCCGACCGCCAGTTCCTCAACGACATCGCCATGCACAACAAGGGCATGGAAATTTCCGAGTACGTCACCAAGGAATCCATCGCCCAACAGGGCGGCTACGGCCTCACCCTCAAAGGCGGCCAGCACGACGAAGCCTGGCTGATCTTCATGGATCAGGTCAACAAGCAACTGCCCACCTTCGAAGACAAAGCCGAGGCGCTCCACTGGTTCCCCATGTGGCGGACGTGGTTCAGCCTGCACGGCCTGTGCAAACTGCCCTGGAACGACATCATCCCCGCCGAGAACGACAAAACCGACGAGCCGCACAAAGTGCCCGAACACCTGGAAAACTACACCTGGCTGTACGAGGGTATTTTGGGCAAGAAGGTCACACCCGACGACCTGATCTTTGAATCCGAGAAGGTCTACAACTTCCAGCGGGTGTTTGCCGTGCGCTTAGGCTACGGCACGCGGGAATACGACTACGTGCCCTACCGCGCCATGGGGCCGGTCACCGTCGAGGAATACGAATCCCGCCAGGAACGCTACGACAGCCAACTGCGGGAACTCGGCCACGACGTGGACAAGATGAGCACCGAGGAAAAGGTAGCCGCGCTGCGGAAGCACCGCTACGCCGAGTACGAAAAACTGATGGATGCGGCCTACGCGCGCCGCGGGTGGGATAAGCACGGCATCCCCACCGTGGAAAAACTGAAGGAACTGGGCATCGACCTGCCC